The region TGTTTCTCAGTATAAGCTGTAAACCAATTTTACAAATAAATCATACTTTCCCCAGTCCGGGGGtcttataatatttttttgagCTTAGAGAACTTCAATTTGAGTTCTataaatgcatatttaaaagGTGCAGCCTCGCAGCTTCTGTTTGAATTCGATAACATTTTCATAGCAACCACCATTTTTAGTTTCATAGCAGCCAGCTCTAATAATCTCATACGTTCCGTCAGTACCGATTTTTGATTTAAaccatatagtatatagaaatccaataaaagcagtTATTGAAATTAAgccaatcaagtagaaaataatttattaatcggataaaattgtgtgggcacggctaaatgttctatatagctggtaatattcgacggaaaatcaaaaacgaggaatatgttaaatagaacttgaattcgtcagtatatttacggtatatttttcaatttcggACAATGCTCCTTAGCGATTTAATCAAATGTGGAGCAACGTAAATCTTTATCTTGAACTTTCGACATTAATGTCGATTCCCAGTCTTCTGAAAACAGCTCTATTATTTGAGCCCTGTTGTCCTTTTTAAAGTATTGGTTATTTATTAATAGTTAAACCAACCTGCAATCAGCTGCTCGGTTGCAGAAGTCCCGCGGGGGTCCCGCCAGCCATCCTTAATTGGTGGAATATTTAGAAAAATTTCAATATTGTTTATTACTTCTGTCCCGGGTACCCTGTGATTATCTATTTACGATTCAGTGGTACTTCGATAAGAAGCCACAAAAGCGAAATTAAAACAAGAATGCATTGTGCCGAAGATCGGATATCTTTATAACTATAGTGTATTAGTGTTCAATCAGCGTTTAGAGTAATTAAAGCAATTTAACTCTACCATGCATAAATGAACACAGCATAAAATAACACGTTCGTGTCATTCAAATTTTATTGTGCCCTCAAGAGCAGGAACAATGCGTTGCCAGCTGATTATCTCTGCGCTTCTCGGATTATTCCTAACATTCCACATCAATATAAACGTAAATATATGGATAATACTAGTAAAGTGGACAATATTGAACCAAGTTTTTTAGGATGCCGTCGTCTTCAAGTTTACAAACTTCGTCTGCGAGAGTTACAACCAATCATGGTTCGTGTTCCACAACTATCGTCTGAAGGCTGTCAGCCGAAACAAAGTGCTCCTCAATATGAATGGGACGATACTACATCCGACCAACAATATGTCAATTCATGTCAGAATTTTCAAAAAGGCCAACGGCTATAAGCCTTGGCTCGTCGATATTTACTTTGATTTCTGTCAGTATTTCAGAAAGCGGAATCAACCTGTTTTTAATATAATCTATGGGCTCTTCAAAGGGTTTAGTAACATAAACCACTCATGCCCCTACGTGGTAAGATTATACGTCTATGTCTAACCACTTGTACATCTGAAATTTATATTGCAGGGTCCACAGATTGTCGAGGACTTTTATCTAAGACCTGAGCTACTGCGTATTCCCATGCCAACAGGGGATTATTTATTGGCGCTTCAGTGGTACTTCGATAAGAAGATACAGTTTGATACGAACGTTAGTTTTACATTTGTGGAGGATTTAATGAAGAGCAAATAGTGGGAATCACCTGAATACAGATTCAGTAGAATCCTGACGTTCCCTGAAAACAACAGTAGAAAATGTACACATCATTTGATCCTATTGTAAATTGCGCCTTTTGACATGTATTAAATAGAGAACGACGAGTCTGTGCTCATAAGTGGTTTATTCAGAACTGAAGAGAcgacatgtgtacatatgtacttacatacGAATAGGAGAGACGAGAGATAACAGAGGCTCTCGCTGTTCATGTACATTATGTTAATTAGCGTTGTCAGACAGATCATATTATGGTTACACTTCAAATTTCAACAGATCCGCTTAATTAATCATTTTTCTACATGATAGGACATTGGCTTGCATCACAGTTGTAAAGCATTCTGTGTGTTTGGAAGACGCGGtagggctttaaggagctgaccgttggcttCAAAATCCAATAGAATCGGCTCTTAGTTCTACGGTCTCAGTTAACCTGTTTGTAACTGCTGAATTAGTCTCCTAAGCGCAAAACGGTAACTCCGCAGGATCTGCAAATGCCAACTGTCCCTCAGCCAACAGTTGAtttcgtttgccactccaagggcaataATAGTATAAtgctgcaatgcaatgcaataataataatgctgGTGATGCAAATTCGAATTTATCACCTCGAATAGCATGCAGCCTGTAGCCTCGCATTGCCGCATGAATGAGTCAATAAATGCTGATAATTATAGCTCAAAAATAACAGATGGTTCTCGGCTAAACAGATTTTATTTTACCGAAACTAGACCCCAATTTCCGTTTCTATTTCCCTTTCGTTTCATACAGTGTTCAGTCAAATATCACGGAATAgcccatacatatatttgattaATCGGTACaatacattttgttttttaaggGATCTTCAGGATTCTACTGAATCTGTATTCTGTTGATTCCTACTAATTTCTCTTCATTAAATCCTCCACGAATGTAAAACTAACGTTCGTATCAGCCAGTGGTTTCTTATCGAAGTACCACTGAAGCGCCAATAAATAATCCCCTGTTGGAAAGGGAAGACGCAGTAGCTCAGGTCTTAGATAAAAGTCCTTGACAGTCTGTAAACCCTGCAATATAAATTTCAGATGTACAAGTGGTTAGACATAGACGTATAATCTTACCACGTAGGGGCATGAGTGGTTTAAGTTACTAAAATCTTTGAAGAGCCCATAGATTATATTAGCAATAGGTTGATTCCGCTTTCTCAAATACTGACAGACATCAAAGTAATTATCGACGACCCAAGGCTTATAGCCGTTGGCCCTTTTGAAAATTCTGACATGAACTGAAGCATTGTTGACCGGATGTAGTATCGTACCATTCGCATTGAGGAGCACTTTGTTTCGACTGACGGCCTTCAGACGATAGTTGTGGAACACGAACCAGGATTGGTTGTAACTCTCGCAGACGAAGTTTGTAAACTTGAAGACGACGGCATCCTAAAAAACTTGGTTCAATATTGTCCACtttatccatatccatatatttACGTTTATATTGATGTGGAATGTTAGGAATAATCCGAGAAGCGCAGAGATAATCAGCTGGCAACGCATTGTTCCTGCTCTTGAGGGCACAATAAAATTTGAATGACACGAACGTGTTATTTTATGCTGTGTTCATTTATGCATGGTAGAGTTAAATTGCTTTAATTACTCTAAACGCTTATTGAACACTAATAAACTATAGTTATAAAGATATACGATCTTTTGCACAATCCATTCTTGCTTTAATTTCGCTTTTGTGGCTTCTTATCGAAGTACCACTGAATCGTAAATAGATAATCACAGGGTAcccgcgccctagtgtaccattcccccaccccctgcccattcttcatttattttgtggcggtaggtcagtccatcaaaagacccaaaacaagaaccaaactcaaatttcagttctagcggccagcaatactaaacacacacacgcaaagtacgtgagaatgcatgtgcacccatacactaaaacatgaaTCGGGTAGAATCGGTAATAACCGGTtcacaacaatgagtcccattccatgcagacataccctgggggaaatggatgttatagagttgtgaatatgtttgtcatcccagggtCCAAAGAAGGCAAATAAATttagtctctgttttaaacatatttcaacgatatttgaatcttatttttttttcttgcagGGAAcaagaataggtatcaggatcgagatatatatacaatatacaaataataaacatGAATATGTTTTGAGAAAAAGTCTTTATTAgttacgttttatcttcatatcaTATTTACACtctcatataaaattaacaaaatagggtatacaaaggcctatactaGGTCTTtggcgactgtttttttttttttttgaactattttgtttaagccttgtttagtcaaaatacaacaataccaaggactaaaaactaaccaactgtgtagaaaatttattcatcaatgggctaaaattatgtgggcatggctaaatgttctatatagctggtaatagtcgacggaagatcaaaaacgaggaatatgtaaaaaaggacttgaattcgtcagtatatttacggtatatttcgaaaacaagacggtatattttggtatatttctgagggtcgcgGTCACACTGGACGCGTGAATTCTGTGTAATTTTTAGCATTTAAATTTCTGGATACTActcatttttttgtgtttgtgtttaaGAATCCAACAGT is a window of Drosophila pseudoobscura strain MV-25-SWS-2005 chromosome 3, UCI_Dpse_MV25, whole genome shotgun sequence DNA encoding:
- the LOC26533415 gene encoding uncharacterized protein, which codes for MRCQLIISALLGLFLTFHININDAVVFKFTNFVCESYNQSWFVFHNYRLKAVSRNKVLLNMNGTILHPTNNMSIHVRIFKKANGYKPWLVDIYFDFCQYFRKRNQPVFNIIYGLFKGFSNINHSCPYVGPQIVEDFYLRPELLRIPMPTGDYLLALQWYFDKKIQFDTNVSFTFVEDLMKSK
- the LOC6898641 gene encoding uncharacterized protein, with amino-acid sequence MRCQLIISALLGLFLTFHININDAVVFKFTNFVCESYNQSWFVFHNYRLKAVSRNKVLLNANGTILHPVNNASVHVRIFKRANGYKPWVVDNYFDVCQYLRKRNQPIANIIYGLFKDFSNLNHSCPYVGLQTVKDFYLRPELLRLPFPTGDYLLALQWYFDKKPLADTNVSFTFVEDLMKRN